CTTACCGGAGCAGCCGCCAAGGGAGACTCACCTCGCACTGCGCAGAGCGGCAGTATACCTTGGCCGACCGCCTTCCTGCTGTGATGGTCGGGGGAACCCCGGTCTCGCCCGGCCGCGCCCGGGGGCTGCGATACACTTCCTCTCCATGATCCGCCAGATCGTACCGCTGTTCTTCACCACCGACATTCCCGGCACGCTCGCCTATTACAAAGACAAGCTCGGCTTCGAGTGCCTGGGGACTTGGCAGGACCCGCCGGTGTACGCCATCGTGGCGCGCGACCGGCACGCCATCCACTTCCGCTGCGCCGCGCCCCCCACCGCCAATCCCCACAAGTACGCGGATGAGCTGCTCGACGCCTACCTGC
The window above is part of the Terriglobales bacterium genome. Proteins encoded here:
- a CDS encoding VOC family protein, with the translated sequence MIRQIVPLFFTTDIPGTLAYYKDKLGFECLGTWQDPPVYAIVARDRHAIHFRCAAPPTANPHKYADELLDAYLHVEDADALYAEYAAQGVEFTRGLANMPWRSREFVVKDCDGRLLAFGANV